In Gemmatimonadaceae bacterium, the sequence GAAACAGCTCGACCGAACCCGAGGCGCCTTCATCATCTTTCCGAGCTTCATGCTGCACCGCGTGACCCCGGTGACCCGGGGCACGCGCTGGAGCCTCGTCGCATGGATCCATGGCAAGCGGTGGCGCTGACGCCCGCGGCTTACTCCTTCCAGCCTTCGGGCAGCTCCGTGCCGCCTTTGATCAGACGCGTCTTGTAACGCCAGTGCCCGTCGACTTTGACGAAGGTGCTGTATTCCTTGCCCTGTGTGATGACCTTGACTTGCTCGCCCTGCTTTTCGATCACGTACTCGGTGTAGACGAGCTGTGCCGTCGCGGTGTTGCTGCCGCCGTGCACGACGATGAGCGGGTTGTCGACCGCCACGATGAAGGAATAGCGCGGCGGAGGAGCCGCACGCGGCGCCTGCCCGGGAGCGCGGCCGTACGCTTCCATGATGCCGTTTCTGCCCTTGTAGTGGCGCTCGCCGAGGATCAGCTCGGCGTCTTCGGCATAGAAGTCCGCGAAGTTTTCGGCGTTCTCCCGGCCGAAATTGTTGTAGTAGCGCGTGATGAGATCCTGGATCTGCAGCCGATCGACGAGTGTCGCGGCGGTGACCTCTTCCGCGCGCGCGCCCGAGACCATCGTCAGCGCAAAACACGCGACGCCCAAAGCGCCCAGCAGTACTCTACCCAGTGAATGTCCGATCGTTTTCATTGCGACTACCCCCAGTTCTAAAGTGCTCCGCGGAGAGCATAGACTAAGATACAGCGACGCGTTCGACACCCACTCCGAGGAGCTCGGCAATGGCAATACGACTGGTCGGTTCCGCTGGCGCTGTCTCAATCCTCATTGGCGCGGCCATTCTCGTCCCGGCTCCGCTTGCAGGTCAGGAACCGGTTGCGGCCCCACCGCTCGTGGTCACGGCGTTCGGCGACAAGCCCGCGCCTCCGTACGCGGGGCGCCGGACCTCTTGGGGTGAGCCGGACTTACAGGGCGTCTGGTCGAGCGACGACACCGGCGGTATTCCGATGCAGCGGCCGGAGCAGTTCGGCGATCGGCTGTATCTCAACGAGCAAGAGCTTGCGGAGCGCGCCGCGCAGGTCGAACGCGGCGTCCAGCGGGCCGAGAACGAGGCGACCAGCAGCTTTCGCGGCGACTTCGCGCGCCGCGCGTTGCCGCAGACGTCTTTGATCGTCGACCCTGCGAATGGGCGGCTGCCCGCCTTCACGGAGGAAGGCACGAAGCGGCCGATGCCGCGCGGCACCTATGGCAACGGACCGCTCGACAGCTATACAGACTTTTCGGGCTATGAGCGCTGCATCACGCGCGGTATCGCCGGCTCGACGCTGCGCGTCGTCTACGGCAACGGACAGCGCATCGTGCAGGCGCCCGGCGTGGTGGCGCTCTCGTACGAGATGGTGCACGACACGCGCCTCATCTATACCGACGGTCGGCCGCACATCAACCAGGCGATACGTCAGTATCTCGGCGATTCGCGCGCGCGTTGGGAAGGCGACGAGCTCGTGGTCGAAACGACGAACCTCACGGACCGCACCGCGATCGGCCCCAACGGCAACGGCAATCGTCACAGCGCGCAGATGAAGATGACCGAACGCTTCAAGCGCGTGGCCGAGGACGTCCTCCAGTACCAATTGACCGTTGACGATCCCGTGACTTACGCGCAGCCGTTCACGCTGTCGCTTCCGCTCACGCCGCTCGACGGCGGACAGCTGTTGCCCTACGACTGCCACGAGGGCAACTATGCGATCCTGCAATCGCTCGGCGGCGAGCGAGCCGAGGACCGAGCGCTCGAGGCGGACCGAAAGAAGGGAATCATTCGTGAGCGACGTCCCGTGCAGGGTGGGCTCGGCGTTGGCGGTCAGCCGATCAGTGAAGGCGCCGGGATACCGGTGCGATAAGCTCGCTGCCCGACGTTGAGCCCGCGGTCAGCGCTGCGATTCCGCGCGAACAAACCGCCCGAGCTCGTCGCCCGAACGTGAGGATTCCCGGGTGCTCTAGGGCGCGCTCTCGGCGGGTTCTTCGTTGATCACTTCGCTCTGCCGCTTCACGGACTCGCGGTGAATGATCTCGTAGAGGGCGCGCGCGTATTCCGGCGACAGTCCCAGCTCAACCGCGCGACCGAGCCGGTCTTCGAGCAGCGCGGTCCAACGCGCCACCTGGAGCGTCGCCACGTTGTTGGCGCGCTTGTACTCGCCGATCTCCTCGATCACTCGCATCCGTTTCGCGAGCAGGTCGAGCAGGTCGTGATCGAGGTGGTCGATGCGGTCGCGAAGCACTTCGAGCGACGCCACGTACGCGGCGTCGGCCGACGTTTCACGCCTCACCTTGAGCAACGCGATGATCTCGGTCAGGCGCTCCGGCGTGACCTGCTGCGCGGCATCGCTCCAGGCGTGGTCAGGATTCGGATGGGTCTCGATCATCAATCCATCGAGCCCGAGATCCATGGCCTGCTGCGCGACGTCGAGGATCATGTCGCGCCGGCCCGTCATATGGCTCGGGTCGGTGATCATCGGGACATCGGGATGCATCCGCCGGAACTCGATCGCCAGCTCCCACATGGGTGCGTTGCGGTAGCGCTTGTTCCCCGCGACCGAAAAACCGCGGTGGATGACGCCGAGCTTGCGAACACCGGCCCGGTTGACGCGCTCCAGCGCGCCAATCCACAGGCCCAGGTCGGGACTTGTCGGATTCTTCACCAGCACGGGCACCGTGACACCGCGAAGTGCGTTGGCGATTTCCTGCACCGAAAACGGGTTCACGGTCGTCCGAGCGCCAATCCACAAGAGGTCGACGCCATGTTTGAGCGCGACTTCGACATGGCCGGCGGTGGCCACTTCGGTGGCCGTCTTCATGCCGAACTGGTGTCCGACCCTCACGAGCCACGGCAGCGCGGCGTCGCCGATGCCCTCGAAGTCTTCCGGGCGAGTACGCGCCTTCCAGACGCCGGCGCGGAAGTAATCCACTCGCGCGCCGCGGAGTCGCTTGGCCGTTTCGGCCAACTGCTCTTCGCTTTCCGCGCTGCAAGGCCCCGCAATGACGAGGGGACGACCTTCGACTCCGGACCATGCGGCGAGCGACGAGGTGACGAGCGTGCTCATCGCGCCGTCCTCAGGCGAGTCGCATGTGGCTGGCAGCGGGTGTCATTGCCCGCTAGTCTATCGTGGTCAACCGCACTCCGCTTGCAGGAGACCACATGAAAGTCGGTCACGACATCGAAACCAAGCGGGCCAGCTGGTCGTTCGACGGAAACGTCGCCGATACGTTCGTCGAGCACGTGCGCCATTCAGTACCCATGTACGACGCGGGGCACGACCTCGTCTGTTCGATCAGCGACTACTTCGTGCGCGAGGACAGCACGTGCTACGAGATCGGCACGTCGACGGGCCAGTTGCTGCGAAAGCTGGCGACGCATCATGCGGCCAAACCCCAGGTCCGATGGGTCGGCATCGATCCCGTCGAACCCATGGTCGAAAAGGCGCGCGCGTATTGCACCGGTGTTTCGAACATCGAGATCATCTGCGACGACGCCATCACGCACGACTACGCGAAGACCGACCTCTTCGTCTCGTACTACTGCATCCAGTTCGTGCAGCCGCGGAATCGCCAAGAGCTGATCAACCGGATCTACGAACGCCTCCACTGGGGCGGCGCCTTCGTCTTGTTCGAGAAGGTTCGCGGCCCAGACGCCCGCTTCCAGGACATGAGCGTCGCGCTCTACAACGACTTCAAGGCGAAAAACGGCTTCAGCGCCGACGAGATTCTCAACAAGACGGCGAGCCTCAAGGGTGTCCTCGAGCCCTTCTCGACCGAAGGCAACCTCGGCCTGCTTCGGCGTGCCGGCTTCACCGATATCATGTCGGTGATGAAGTGGGTGTGCTTCGAAGGATTCCTCGCAATCAAGTAGCGCTCCTCGGTCGGTTTCCGCTGCCTCTGAGCGTTTTCGTTTTCACAGGGGACTTCATGAAGGCCAGCTTGATCATGGCGACCACGTTGGCGGCCGCTGTCGCGCTGAATGCCGCGCAAGCTCAAACGTTCAAGGTCAATAAGTTCAACATCGGCGGCGAAGGTAGTCACGATTACATCGTGGCCGAGGCGGGCGGCCGCGTGTTCGTCTCTCGCGAAACTCACTTCATGGTCGTCGATGGCGGCACCGGGCAAGTCCTGGGCGACATCACCGACTTGCCCGGGGTGCACGGCGCCGCTCTCGTCCCGAAGTGGAATCGCGGGTTCACGACCAACCGCGGCGATTCCACCGTTACCGAGTTCGATTTGAAGACGTTCGGCGCAATCAAGAAAATCCCGATCGCCGTCGGCGGGCTAGACGGGATCATGTACGACGATTCGATCGATCGCGTGATCCTGACCAACCACAGCCGACCCGTCGGCACCGCGGTCGCTATCGATCCGAGCACCGGGGCCATCACCGGCACCGCGGAGCTCGAGGACGATTCACCCGAAGGGGCTGCGAGCGACGGCGCCGGCAGGCTGTTCGTCAACAACGAAAGCAAGAACACGATCCAGGTCATCGAGGCGAAAACCATGAAGGTGCTCGCCTCTTGGCCGATAGCGCCCTGCGAAGGCCCAACCGGAATCGCCTACGACAAAGCGTCGAAGCGGATTTTTTCCGGCTGCAGCAAAACGTCGGTGGTCGTCGACGCGGGCTCAGGCAAGGTTGTGGCCACGATTGCGAACGGTGACGGCGTGGATGCGCTCGGCTGGGACCCGGCCGAAAAACTGATCTACATTCCCGCCGGCCGCGACGGCATCGTCACCGTCGCACATCAGGACTCCGCGGACC encodes:
- a CDS encoding chorismate mutase gives rise to the protein MSTLVTSSLAAWSGVEGRPLVIAGPCSAESEEQLAETAKRLRGARVDYFRAGVWKARTRPEDFEGIGDAALPWLVRVGHQFGMKTATEVATAGHVEVALKHGVDLLWIGARTTVNPFSVQEIANALRGVTVPVLVKNPTSPDLGLWIGALERVNRAGVRKLGVIHRGFSVAGNKRYRNAPMWELAIEFRRMHPDVPMITDPSHMTGRRDMILDVAQQAMDLGLDGLMIETHPNPDHAWSDAAQQVTPERLTEIIALLKVRRETSADAAYVASLEVLRDRIDHLDHDLLDLLAKRMRVIEEIGEYKRANNVATLQVARWTALLEDRLGRAVELGLSPEYARALYEIIHRESVKRQSEVINEEPAESAP
- a CDS encoding nuclear transport factor 2 family protein, with the protein product MKTIGHSLGRVLLGALGVACFALTMVSGARAEEVTAATLVDRLQIQDLITRYYNNFGRENAENFADFYAEDAELILGERHYKGRNGIMEAYGRAPGQAPRAAPPPRYSFIVAVDNPLIVVHGGSNTATAQLVYTEYVIEKQGEQVKVITQGKEYSTFVKVDGHWRYKTRLIKGGTELPEGWKE
- a CDS encoding methyltransferase domain-containing protein, which produces MKVGHDIETKRASWSFDGNVADTFVEHVRHSVPMYDAGHDLVCSISDYFVREDSTCYEIGTSTGQLLRKLATHHAAKPQVRWVGIDPVEPMVEKARAYCTGVSNIEIICDDAITHDYAKTDLFVSYYCIQFVQPRNRQELINRIYERLHWGGAFVLFEKVRGPDARFQDMSVALYNDFKAKNGFSADEILNKTASLKGVLEPFSTEGNLGLLRRAGFTDIMSVMKWVCFEGFLAIK